Proteins from one Mesorhizobium sp. M9A.F.Ca.ET.002.03.1.2 genomic window:
- a CDS encoding lipid A biosynthesis lauroyl acyltransferase yields MLGNAFRKLRRDLAFRHGRRLRQLNYWLLARAAMTMIWVLRLLPVDRALNFADRAARRIGPWVGRHNVAVANLRKAYPQKSDKEIQAIASDMWGNMARLAAEYVFLDALFDYDPKATKPGRVEVRGVDHFVEIAGEQKPHIIFTGHLGNFELLPVAAATFGMNITALFRPPNNPYLADYILSTRRSTMGSLLPSSAGASFALAAILENGGNIGVLVDQKFSGGLETTFFGRPCESNRVLGTLARHYDCDVYPARCMRLPGNRFRLEIEDKLTLPRTADGSVDVRATTQLLNDVVERWVREDPGQWMWFHKRWEMSGRRKRRRHARQRGEAA; encoded by the coding sequence TTGCTCGGCAACGCCTTCAGGAAGCTCCGCAGGGACTTGGCGTTCCGCCACGGCAGGCGGCTGCGCCAGCTCAACTACTGGCTGCTTGCGCGCGCCGCGATGACGATGATCTGGGTGCTGCGTCTGCTGCCGGTCGACAGGGCGCTCAATTTCGCCGACCGCGCCGCCCGCCGCATTGGCCCGTGGGTGGGGCGCCACAACGTCGCCGTCGCCAATCTGCGCAAGGCCTATCCCCAGAAGAGCGACAAGGAGATCCAGGCCATCGCTTCCGACATGTGGGGCAACATGGCTCGCCTCGCCGCGGAATATGTCTTCCTCGATGCGCTCTTCGATTACGACCCGAAAGCGACGAAGCCGGGCCGCGTCGAGGTCCGCGGCGTCGATCATTTCGTTGAGATCGCCGGCGAGCAAAAACCGCATATCATCTTCACCGGGCATCTCGGCAATTTCGAGCTGCTCCCGGTGGCGGCAGCCACTTTCGGCATGAACATCACGGCGCTGTTTCGCCCGCCCAACAACCCCTACCTTGCCGACTACATCCTCTCGACGCGCCGCTCGACCATGGGGTCGCTTCTGCCCTCCTCGGCCGGCGCTTCATTCGCGCTGGCTGCTATCCTGGAGAACGGCGGCAATATCGGCGTGCTGGTAGACCAGAAATTCTCGGGCGGGCTTGAAACGACCTTCTTCGGCCGCCCATGCGAGAGCAACCGGGTCCTGGGCACTTTGGCGCGGCACTATGACTGCGATGTCTATCCGGCGCGCTGCATGCGCCTGCCGGGCAACCGCTTCCGGCTCGAGATCGAGGACAAGCTGACCTTGCCCCGCACCGCAGACGGCAGTGTCGACGTCCGCGCCACCACCCAGCTTCTCAACGACGTGGTCGAGCGCTGGGTGCGCGAGGATCCCGGCCAATGGATGTGGTTCCACAAAAGATGGGAAATGAGCGGCCGGCGCAAAAGGCGCCGCCACGCGAGACAGCGCGGCGAAGCCGCCTGA
- a CDS encoding ATP-binding cassette domain-containing protein, which translates to MRDATKPAPIVEMWGIEKAFGAVQALRNVDLVLYPGEILGLVGDNSAGKSTLMKILTGAYQRDAGEVFVAGQPVHFKSPHESRDAGIEMIYQDFALCGNMDVGQNIFLGRWPRRGLFVNRRKMYAEADSVLKRLKVDVNSVYQKVESLSGGRQQSVAIARAISFQPRVVILDEPTANLSVMATERLLETMLELKKQGVAQIIISHRLVDIFAVGDRVMVLKRGENVGDRYIRNTDEHEVLEIIVSGTREHALTADEARL; encoded by the coding sequence CCTTCGGTGCAGTGCAGGCGCTCCGCAACGTCGACCTCGTGCTCTATCCCGGCGAGATCCTGGGCCTCGTCGGCGACAACTCGGCCGGCAAATCGACGCTGATGAAGATCCTGACCGGCGCCTACCAGCGCGACGCCGGCGAGGTCTTCGTCGCCGGGCAGCCGGTGCACTTCAAGAGCCCGCACGAAAGCCGCGACGCCGGCATCGAGATGATCTACCAGGATTTCGCTCTTTGCGGGAATATGGATGTCGGTCAGAACATCTTTCTTGGCCGTTGGCCGCGCAGGGGGCTTTTCGTCAATCGGCGGAAAATGTACGCGGAAGCCGACAGCGTGCTGAAGCGGCTCAAGGTCGACGTGAACTCCGTTTATCAAAAGGTCGAGAGCCTGTCGGGCGGCCGCCAGCAATCTGTGGCGATTGCCCGCGCTATCTCCTTCCAGCCGCGCGTGGTGATCCTCGACGAGCCGACCGCCAATCTCTCGGTGATGGCGACCGAGCGGCTGCTCGAAACCATGCTGGAACTGAAAAAGCAGGGCGTTGCCCAGATCATCATCTCCCACCGCCTCGTTGACATCTTCGCTGTGGGCGACCGCGTGATGGTGCTGAAGCGCGGCGAGAACGTCGGCGATCGCTACATCAGGAACACCGACGAGCATGAGGTCCTGGAGATCATCGTCTCCGGCACGCGAGAGCACGCACTTACGGCCGATGAGGCAAGGCTTTGA